From one Candidatus Hydrogenedentota bacterium genomic stretch:
- a CDS encoding inositol monophosphatase, with amino-acid sequence MHEIQLIEKFLRDNAGYVREKYLRRDTVTVTSKGDPSDLLTEVDLTVQKRFVEAARAAFPSDMVVGEEGALARIPENPDIRAWVIDPIDGTYNFVRGMNPVFGISVAFVEGGLARAAGIIFPLSGDLFLAERGGGSFRNGQRLRVSEVQHLAEACVEIDFSTAEDRKTFLARSLGVXXXQIRCIGAAVGGICQVATGDADGYLHMTLYPWDYAAAQLVAEEAGAVATRLDGSPLRVFDGKEGVLVTNGAIHDAVLGLILP; translated from the coding sequence ATGCACGAGATTCAACTGATCGAAAAATTTCTGCGTGACAACGCCGGGTATGTGCGCGAGAAATACCTGCGCCGTGACACCGTCACGGTCACCTCGAAAGGCGACCCGAGCGACCTGCTGACGGAGGTGGACCTGACGGTCCAGAAGCGCTTCGTGGAGGCCGCGCGCGCCGCGTTCCCCTCCGACATGGTGGTGGGGGAGGAGGGCGCCCTGGCCCGCATTCCCGAGAATCCGGACATCCGCGCCTGGGTCATAGACCCCATTGACGGCACCTATAATTTTGTCCGGGGCATGAACCCCGTGTTCGGCATTTCCGTGGCCTTCGTCGAGGGCGGCCTCGCCCGCGCCGCCGGCATTATATTTCCCCTGAGCGGCGACCTTTTCCTGGCCGAGCGCGGCGGCGGCAGCTTCCGGAACGGTCAGCGCCTGCGCGTGTCCGAGGTGCAGCACCTTGCCGAGGCCTGCGTGGAGATTGATTTCAGCACCGCCGAGGACCGGAAGACCTTTTTGGCGCGGTCCCTCGGCGTNNNNNNNNNNCAAATCCGCTGCATCGGCGCCGCCGTCGGCGGCATCTGCCAGGTGGCCACGGGCGACGCGGACGGTTACCTGCACATGACGCTGTACCCTTGGGACTACGCCGCCGCCCAGCTTGTGGCCGAGGAGGCGGGCGCCGTGGCCACCCGCCTGGACGGCTCCCCCCTGCGCGTGTTTGACGGGAAAGAGGGGGTGCTGGTCACCAACGGCGCAATCCACGACGCCGTGCTGGGGCTAATCCTCCCGTAA
- a CDS encoding glycyl-radical enzyme activating protein: MGDASVTGVVFDIQRMCVHDGPGIRTTVFLKGCPLRCDWCHNPEGVSPAPELLYRNSLCLLCGECAERCPHDAHEFTEEGGHRLNRLLCQRCFACVAVCGSDALARSGTEMSVEAVMAEALRDQPFYGRSGGGLTLSGGEPFLQKGFALALLAAAKAAGLHTCVETCCAVPWETLEAALPLVDLFLADYKETDPGLHKERTGRDNAQILENLARLDAAGAPLVLRCPLIPGVNLRDGHLEGVAALANRLTHCRAVHIMGYHPGGLAKRGQAGGPAGVDSLPARPMGRAALESAAERLRELGLGKTLLVM; the protein is encoded by the coding sequence ATGGGGGACGCTTCCGTGACGGGTGTTGTGTTTGACATCCAGCGGATGTGCGTCCATGACGGGCCGGGCATCCGCACCACGGTCTTTCTCAAAGGCTGCCCCCTGCGCTGCGACTGGTGCCACAACCCGGAGGGCGTCTCCCCCGCCCCGGAACTGCTCTACCGGAACAGCCTCTGCCTGCTTTGCGGGGAATGTGCCGAACGCTGCCCCCACGACGCCCACGAGTTCACGGAGGAGGGCGGTCACCGCCTGAACCGCCTGCTGTGCCAGCGCTGCTTCGCCTGCGTGGCCGTGTGCGGTTCGGACGCGCTGGCACGGAGTGGAACGGAAATGTCTGTGGAGGCCGTGATGGCCGAGGCGCTGCGCGACCAACCCTTTTATGGGCGGAGCGGCGGCGGCCTGACCCTGAGCGGGGGCGAGCCGTTTTTGCAGAAAGGTTTTGCCCTGGCCCTTCTGGCCGCCGCGAAGGCGGCGGGGCTGCACACCTGCGTCGAGACCTGCTGCGCCGTGCCCTGGGAGACCCTGGAGGCCGCCCTGCCCCTGGTGGACCTGTTTCTGGCGGACTACAAGGAAACCGACCCCGGCCTCCACAAAGAGCGCACCGGCAGGGACAACGCGCAGATTCTCGAGAACCTCGCGCGTCTGGACGCGGCGGGCGCGCCGCTGGTCCTGCGCTGCCCACTCATCCCCGGCGTGAACCTGCGGGACGGGCATCTGGAGGGCGTCGCCGCGCTGGCCAACAGGTTGACTCACTGCCGCGCCGTGCATATCATGGGATACCACCCTGGGGGACTTGCCAAGCGCGGACAGGCGGGCGGACCGGCAGGCGTGGACAGTCTTCCCGCGCGCCCCATGGGCCGGGCCGCGCTTGAGAGCGCCGCGGAACGCCTGCGGGAGCTGGGTCTGGGAAAAACGCTTTTGGTCATGTGA
- a CDS encoding carbohydrate ABC transporter permease, with translation METRKHLKTLAALAVLCALSVVFLMPFVWMLSTSFKHESRIFPPPGQPPQWIPTTHVLDGEGRTLVKYQGRTAADIGVDDTGRHRILVDGAALSVWGDEVEPLQRPGLHWENYTRAFEMMNFWQNLRNTLFVCLCTVLGTLFSSSLAAYSFARIPWRGREAAFVLVLATMMLPYQVTLIPLFALYSRLGWVGSFKPLIVPYFLGVPFYIFLLRQFFKTIPEDLSAAARIDGCSEWGIYARIILPLSKPALATTALFMFLFQWGDFLNPLIYLQDNRQYTLAIALQQFQSQHESAWGPLMAMSTVITLPVILLFFLTQRTFIQGITLSGLKG, from the coding sequence ATGGAGACTAGGAAACACCTCAAAACGCTGGCGGCCCTCGCCGTCCTCTGCGCCCTCTCGGTGGTCTTCCTCATGCCCTTCGTGTGGATGCTTTCCACGTCGTTCAAGCACGAGTCCCGTATCTTCCCCCCGCCCGGCCAGCCGCCCCAGTGGATTCCCACCACCCATGTGCTGGACGGGGAGGGCCGGACCCTGGTGAAGTATCAGGGCCGGACCGCCGCCGATATCGGCGTGGACGACACGGGCAGGCACCGGATTCTGGTGGACGGCGCGGCACTTTCCGTGTGGGGGGACGAGGTGGAACCCCTCCAGCGGCCCGGCCTGCACTGGGAAAACTACACCCGCGCCTTTGAGATGATGAATTTCTGGCAGAACCTGCGGAACACCCTTTTCGTCTGCCTGTGCACCGTGCTTGGCACGCTGTTCTCCTCCTCTCTGGCGGCCTACAGTTTCGCGCGGATTCCCTGGCGGGGCCGCGAGGCGGCGTTTGTCCTGGTGCTGGCCACCATGATGCTGCCCTACCAGGTGACGCTGATCCCCCTCTTTGCCCTGTACAGCCGCCTCGGGTGGGTCGGCTCGTTCAAGCCGCTCATCGTCCCCTATTTCCTGGGGGTGCCCTTCTACATCTTTCTCCTGCGCCAGTTTTTCAAGACCATCCCCGAGGACCTCAGCGCCGCCGCGCGCATAGACGGCTGCTCGGAGTGGGGGATATACGCCCGCATCATCCTGCCGCTCTCGAAGCCCGCGCTGGCCACCACGGCGCTGTTCATGTTCCTCTTCCAGTGGGGCGACTTCCTCAATCCCCTCATCTACCTGCAGGACAACCGCCAGTACACCCTGGCCATCGCCCTGCAACAGTTCCAGAGCCAGCACGAGAGCGCCTGGGGGCCGCTGATGGCCATGTCCACGGTCATCACCCTGCCCGTCATCCTTCTGTTCTTCCTCACCCAGCGCACGTTCATCCAGGGTATCACCCTGTCGGGACTGAAAGGGTAG
- a CDS encoding sugar ABC transporter permease, protein MTRREKTDLASGLLFALPWLVGFLGFTLYPLVMSVYYSFTSYNVVQPPVWAGLDNYRELFFQDPLFWKALYNTLYFTAFSVPLSLAAALFLALLLNQKVPGLALFRTVFFLPSIVPIVASSVLWIWVLNPQSGLVNSLLMQWFGVEGPGWLASPAWSKPSLVVMSLWGVGGAMVIFLAGLADVPQTLYEVAELDGAGVWTRFRHVTLPMLTPTILFNLVMGLIASFQYFTQVYVMTGGKGTPLDTTMFYALYMYRSSFYYLRMGYASAMAWMLFVVILAATVGVLVSSKRWVFYHGD, encoded by the coding sequence ATGACCCGCCGGGAAAAGACGGACCTGGCCTCCGGGCTGCTCTTCGCCCTGCCCTGGCTCGTCGGGTTTCTGGGCTTCACGCTGTACCCGCTGGTCATGAGCGTCTATTACAGTTTTACCTCGTACAACGTGGTCCAGCCGCCGGTGTGGGCCGGGCTGGACAACTACCGCGAGCTCTTTTTCCAGGACCCGCTCTTCTGGAAGGCCCTGTACAACACACTCTACTTCACGGCGTTCTCCGTGCCCCTCAGCCTCGCCGCGGCCCTTTTTCTGGCCCTGCTGCTGAACCAGAAGGTGCCGGGGCTGGCGCTTTTCCGCACGGTCTTCTTCCTGCCCAGCATTGTCCCCATTGTCGCATCGTCCGTGCTGTGGATTTGGGTGCTGAACCCGCAGAGCGGCCTCGTGAACAGCCTGCTCATGCAGTGGTTCGGCGTCGAGGGGCCGGGCTGGCTGGCCAGTCCGGCGTGGTCCAAGCCCTCGCTGGTGGTCATGAGCCTGTGGGGGGTGGGCGGGGCCATGGTCATTTTCCTCGCCGGCCTGGCGGACGTGCCGCAGACCCTGTACGAGGTGGCCGAACTGGACGGCGCGGGTGTCTGGACGCGGTTCCGTCACGTCACGCTGCCCATGCTCACGCCGACCATCCTCTTCAATCTTGTGATGGGCCTCATCGCCTCCTTCCAGTATTTCACCCAGGTTTACGTCATGACCGGCGGCAAGGGCACCCCGCTGGACACCACCATGTTTTACGCCCTCTACATGTACCGGAGCTCCTTCTACTACCTCCGCATGGGCTACGCCTCCGCCATGGCGTGGATGCTTTTCGTCGTCATCCTCGCCGCCACGGTTGGCGTGCTGGTCTCGTCCAAACGCTGGGTCTTCTACCATGGAGACTAG